The Candidatus Rubrimentiphilum sp. genome includes a window with the following:
- a CDS encoding NAD-dependent succinate-semialdehyde dehydrogenase: protein MPSEILTVDPSTGKTLERFAYMPPAEIDAHLDAAIAAYRTWRHQSTAQRGRLLNAVARVLRSQRHTLAETAVREMGKPIAQALAEVDKCAWCCEFFAGHAGELLADRVVESNATQSVVAFRPLGVIFAIMPWNFPYWQVFRAAAPALMAGNAIALKHADSTTRCALEMQRVFAEAEAPDGLFRTLLISNEDADARIADERIAGVTLTGSERAGVAVASAAGNALKKCVLELGGSDPFIVLEDADVDLAVEFAVKARFQNNGQSCIAAKRFIVEDRIYDRFVRSFADAAALQRIGDPMDPQTQLGPCAREDLRDTLERQVTDTVVGGGRIVTGGKRIDRPGFFFEPTIVADVEAGMPMFDQETFGPAAAVTRARDDEHAVELANDSTFGLGANIWTRDIDHATRMAAEIESGLVFINGMVASDPRLPFGGVKRSGYGRELSEFGIHEFVNIQTVWIGPERKDGGVGENPAE, encoded by the coding sequence ATGCCATCTGAGATTCTGACGGTCGATCCCTCGACGGGAAAGACGTTGGAACGATTTGCCTACATGCCGCCCGCCGAGATCGACGCTCACTTGGATGCGGCCATCGCAGCTTATCGGACATGGCGCCACCAGTCCACCGCGCAGCGCGGCCGGCTGCTCAACGCCGTCGCGCGGGTTTTGCGCTCACAACGCCACACGCTCGCAGAGACGGCCGTTCGCGAGATGGGCAAGCCGATCGCGCAAGCGCTCGCCGAAGTTGACAAGTGCGCGTGGTGCTGCGAGTTTTTTGCCGGGCACGCGGGCGAGTTGCTCGCCGACCGCGTCGTAGAAAGCAACGCGACGCAAAGCGTTGTTGCGTTTCGGCCGCTCGGAGTGATCTTCGCGATCATGCCTTGGAACTTTCCGTACTGGCAAGTCTTTCGCGCGGCTGCTCCCGCGTTAATGGCGGGTAACGCGATTGCGCTCAAACATGCAGACAGCACCACGCGGTGTGCGCTCGAAATGCAGCGCGTGTTCGCCGAGGCGGAGGCGCCCGACGGCTTGTTCCGCACGTTGCTCATTTCGAACGAAGACGCGGATGCGCGCATCGCCGACGAACGCATCGCCGGGGTTACGCTCACGGGAAGCGAGCGCGCCGGCGTCGCGGTCGCTTCGGCAGCCGGAAACGCGCTCAAGAAGTGCGTGCTTGAGCTGGGCGGATCCGATCCGTTCATCGTTCTGGAGGATGCAGACGTAGACTTGGCGGTCGAATTTGCGGTGAAAGCCCGCTTTCAAAATAATGGACAGAGTTGCATCGCGGCCAAGCGGTTCATCGTCGAGGATCGCATCTACGATCGATTCGTTCGATCGTTCGCTGATGCGGCAGCGCTGCAGCGCATCGGCGATCCCATGGATCCACAGACGCAGCTGGGACCTTGTGCACGCGAAGATCTGCGCGATACGCTCGAACGGCAAGTAACAGATACGGTGGTCGGAGGCGGACGCATCGTCACGGGCGGCAAACGGATCGATCGGCCCGGCTTCTTTTTCGAGCCGACGATCGTCGCGGACGTTGAGGCAGGCATGCCGATGTTCGATCAAGAGACGTTTGGCCCAGCCGCCGCGGTAACGCGAGCGCGCGACGACGAACATGCTGTCGAATTGGCCAACGACTCCACGTTTGGGTTGGGCGCGAACATCTGGACTCGCGACATCGATCACGCAACGCGTATGGCTGCCGAGATAGAATCGGGCCTGGTCTTCATCAACGGAATGGTCGCCAGCGATCCGCGCTTACCGTTCGGCGGCGTCAAACGCAGCGGCTACGGGCGCGAACTCTCCGAGTTCGGCATCCACGAATTCGTCAATATTCAAACGGTGTGGATTGGTCCCGAACGCAAAGACGGCGGCGTGGGTGAAAATCCAGCGGAATAG